From one Lycium barbarum isolate Lr01 chromosome 6, ASM1917538v2, whole genome shotgun sequence genomic stretch:
- the LOC132644954 gene encoding uncharacterized protein LOC132644954: MAWMTRFLAAVAFLAIGVLFSPETFGSKSDGQHPPKLATFLKLAHLLCFSTAFGAALWVTFIGGIIMFKNLPRHQFGNLQSKMFPAYFSMVGVCCAVSVGSFGYLHPWKTASASEKYQLGFILAAFAFNLSNLFVFTPMTIQMMKERHKIEREENIGEEVGWTKNQEVAKVNPKLKAMNKKFGMIHGLSSLANIFSFGCLAMHSWYLAGKLDL, from the exons ATGGCTTGGATGACACGATTCTTAGCTGCTGTAGCGTTCTTGGCAATTGGAGTACTTTTTTCTCCAGAAACTTTCGGATCAAAATCAGATGGTCAACATCCTCCTAAGCTTGCTACTTTTCTGAAATTGGCTCATCTATTATGCTTTTCCACTGCCTTTGGTGCTGCTCTATGGGTCACTTTCATTGGTGGTATCATCATGTTCAA GAATTTGCCTAGGCATCAGTTTGGGAATCTGCAGAGTAAAATGTTTCCTGCCTACTTTTCCATGGTGGGTGTATGTTGTGCTGTGTCCGTGGGTTCTTTCGGGTACTTGCATCCTTGGAAGACTGCGTCTGCTTCTGAGAAGTACCAACTTGGTTTCATTCTTGCTGCATTTGCTTTCAACCTCAGCAATCTCTTTGTCTTTACTCCTATGACCATTCAG ATGATGAAGGAAAGGCAtaagatagagagagaggagaacATCGGGGAGGAAGTCGGGTGGACTAAAAACCAGGAAGTCGCAAAGGTTAATCCAAAGCTTAAAGCAATGAACAAGAAATTTGGGATGATTCATGGGCTATCTTCCCTTGCAAACATTTTCTCATTCGGTTGCCTTGCAATGCATTCGTGGTACCTGGCAGGAAAATTGGATCTGTAG
- the LOC132644955 gene encoding phospholipase A1 PLIP2, chloroplastic-like produces MLSMDGLCLTGGIQGMVGPITVAGAGGRSPSSMSVEKPSSHRNNNNNKSWGFSFRYPLRSFWSGSKGRYDAIAVDDAVLMDDQKEEKVIEEKDEGHNGNWVLKILHIRSLSKEKEEDVVGGKVEGQSGGEESEGNDRECDGVDEECDVCSVDDDEEKFKFDKNSFSKLLRRVSLAEARLYAQMSYLGSLAYSIPRIQPENLLRNHGLRFVTSSLEKKEEALKAEKEKAAAAAEDQEKKENEVSKTQIDEESTTNSVEGDEKPRGNRISASTAYHIAASAASYLHSHTKNILPFKSSNTILNEGSSETTTGRDDNIDAMNRDVASFMATSDSVTSVVAAKEEVKQAVADDLNSNHSSPCEWFVCDDDQSLTRFFVIQGSESLASWQANLLFEPIQFEGLDVMVHRGIYEAAKGMYEQMLPEVRSHLKSHGSHAKFRFTGHSLGGSLSLLLNLMLFIRGEVPPSSLLPVITFGAPSIMCGGDRLLRRLGLPKSHLQAITMHRDIVPRAFSCNYPNHVAEFLKAINGNFRNHPCLNNQKLLFAPMGEFLILQPDDKFSPNHDLLPSGSGLYLMSYPVSDSTEAEKQIQAAQAVFLNSPHPLEILSDRSAYGSGGTIQRDHDMNSYLKSVRNVIRHELNNIRKARRKHRRRVWWPLVSPSGANAGIVVRKYVESGNMGHGKINFAGILHSGKESLKRFSTLVASQHMHLLVVLLFPARLLIVGTFSMLNFR; encoded by the exons ATCATCCATGTCAGTTGAAAAACCATCATCTcatagaaataataataataataagtcatGGGGTTTTTCATTTAGGTATCCACTTAGATCTTTTTGGTCTGGTAGTAAAGGAAGGTATGATGCTATAGCTGTAGATGATGCAGTTTTGATGGATGATCAAAAGGAGGAGAAAGTAATTGAGGAGAAGGATGAAGGGCATAATGGGAATTGGGTTTTGAAGATTTTGCATATTAGATCTTTGAGTAAGGAAAAGGAGGAAGATGTTGTGGGGGGAAAGGTGGAGGGACAAAGTGGTGGTGAGGAAAGTGAAGGGAATGATAGGGAATGTGATGGTGTGGATGAAGAATGTGATGTGTGTTctgttgatgatgatgaggagAAATTTAAATTTGATAAGAATTCATTTTCAAAGTTGCTTAGAAGGGTGTCATTAGCTGAAGCTAGATTGTATGCTCAGATGTCTTATTTGGGAAGTTTGGCTTATTCAATTCCAAGAATTCAG CCAGAAAATTTATTAAGGAATCATGGATTACGTTTTGTTACGTCTTcattggagaagaaagaagaggcaTTGAAAGCTGAGAAAGAGAAGGCAGCAGCAGCAGCTGAAGACCAGGAGAAAAAAGAGAATGAAGTCTCTAAAACTCAGATAGATGAAGAAAGCACTACAAATTCAGTAGAAGGGGATGAGAAGCCCAGGGGGAATAGGATAAGTGCATCCACGGCTTACCATATAGCTGCCTCTGCCGCGTCTTATCTGCACTCTCATACAAAGAACATTCTTCCTTTTAAATCTTCCAACACTATCCTAAATGAAGGTTCCTCTGAAACAACCACCGGACGTGATGATAATATAGATGCAATGAACAGGGATGTTGCTTCTTTCATGGCGACCAGCGACTCGGTGACATCAGTAGTTGCTGCAAAGGAGGAGGTAAAACAGGCTGTTGCAGACGACCTGAATTCAAATCATTCTTCGCCCTGTGAGTGGTTCGTATGTGATGATGATCAGAGCTTGACAAGATTTTTCGTCATTCAG GGATCAGAGTCGTTAGCATCATGGCAAGCAAATCTACTCTTCGAACCTATTCAATTTGAG GGTCTGGATGTAATGGTCCACCGAGGTATTTATGAAGCTGCAAAGGGCATGTATGAACAAATGCTGCCAGAAGTACGTTCACACCTTAAATCTCATGGTAGTCATGCGAAATTCCGTTTTACTGGACACTCCCTTGGTGGAAGTTTATCATTGCTTCTCAATCTCATGCTTTTCATACGGGGAGAAGTTCCCCCATCTTCCTTGCTTCCTGTTATAACTTTCGGTGCACCATCAATAATGTGTGGAGGAGACCGCCTCCTTCGCCGCCTTGGCTTGCCTAAGAGTCATCTGCAGGCAATCACAATGCACCGAGACATTGTACCCCGAGCCTTCTCTTGCAATTATCCCAATCATGTTGCAGAATTTCTTAAAGCTATTAATGGAAACTTCCGCAATCATCCATGTCTGAATAACCAG AAGTTGTTGTTTGCTCCAATGGGGGAGTTCTTAATTCTGCAGCCAGATGACAAGTTCTCTCCAAACCATGACCTGCTACCTTCAGGTTCCGGTTTGTATTTAATGAGCTATCCTGTATCAGATTCAACAGAGGCAGAAAAACAAATTCAAGCCGCGCAGGCTGTGTTTTTAAACTCACCTCATCCACTTGAGATCCTAAGTGATCGATCTGCCTATGGTTCTGGAGGAACAATACAAAGAGATCACGACATGAACTCCTACTTAAAATCTGTAAGAAACGTAATTCGTCACGAGCTGAACAACATCAGAAAAGCTAGGAGGAAGCACAGGCGCAGAGTTTGGTGGCCATTGGTTTCACCTAGTGGAGCTAATGCTGGTATTGTTGTTAGAAAGTATGTCGAATCAGGTAATATGGGACATGGCAAGATCAACTTTGCTGGCATTTTACATAGTGGGAAAGAGTCATTAAAGCGATTCAGTACACTAGTTGCATCACAGCACATGCACTTGCTTGTGGTGCTTTTGTTTCCTGCAAGGTTGCTTATTGTGGGGACTTTTAGCATGTTGAATTTTCGATGA